A part of Doryrhamphus excisus isolate RoL2022-K1 chromosome 8, RoL_Dexc_1.0, whole genome shotgun sequence genomic DNA contains:
- the psph gene encoding phosphoserine phosphatase isoform X1: protein MELKASFKAYCIMSTMSQTMELFRRADAVCFDVDSTVIKEEGIDELAKFCGVGDAVTEMTRKAMGGSMTFKTALTERLAIIKCSREQVNKLITDHPPQLTPGIRELVDRLHQRNIKVFLISGGFRCIVEHVAAQLNIPLDHVYANRLKFYFNGEYAGFDESQPTAESGGKGKVISMLKEKYGFKTVVMIGDGATDLEACPPASAFIGFGGNVVRPQVKEMSMWYVTSFGELLKELEKI from the exons ATGGAGTTAAAAGCAAGCTTCAAGGCTTATTG CATCATGTCCACGATGTCACAGACAATGGAACTATTTAGGAGAGCAGACGCTGTCTGTTTCGATGTCGACAGCACCGTCATCAAAGAAGAAGGCATAGACGAGCTCGCCAAGTTCTGCGGCGTGGGGGATGCCGTCACTGAAAT gaCTCGTAAAGCCATGGGGGGTTCGATGACTTTCAAAACAGCCTTGACTGAGCGCCTGGCTATTATCAAATGTTCTCGAGAACAAGTCAACAAATTGATCACAGACCACCCACCACAGCTGACCCCAGGTATCAG GGAGCTTGTGGACCGGCTACATCAGCGTAACATCAAGGTGTTCCTCATCTCAGGCGGCTTCCGTTGCATTGTTGAACACGTGGCCGCTCAACTTAACATTCCTCTAGATCATGTCTACGCCAATCGACTCAAGTTCTACTTCAATG gcGAGTACGCCGGATTTGACGAGAGCCAACCCACAGCCGAGAGTGGTGGCAAAGGAAAAGTCATCAGCATGTTGAAAGAAAAGTATGGCTTCAAAACGGTAGTGATGATAGGAGACGGAGCCACTGATCTAGAAGCCTGCCCCCCAGCT AGCGCTTTCATTGGATTTGGCGGCAATGTGGTGAGGCCACAGGTTAAAGAGATGAGTATGTGGTACGTCACAAGTTTTGGAGAGCTGTTGAAAGAACTGGAAAAGATTTAA
- the psph gene encoding phosphoserine phosphatase isoform X2 has product MSTMSQTMELFRRADAVCFDVDSTVIKEEGIDELAKFCGVGDAVTEMTRKAMGGSMTFKTALTERLAIIKCSREQVNKLITDHPPQLTPGIRELVDRLHQRNIKVFLISGGFRCIVEHVAAQLNIPLDHVYANRLKFYFNGEYAGFDESQPTAESGGKGKVISMLKEKYGFKTVVMIGDGATDLEACPPASAFIGFGGNVVRPQVKEMSMWYVTSFGELLKELEKI; this is encoded by the exons ATGTCCACGATGTCACAGACAATGGAACTATTTAGGAGAGCAGACGCTGTCTGTTTCGATGTCGACAGCACCGTCATCAAAGAAGAAGGCATAGACGAGCTCGCCAAGTTCTGCGGCGTGGGGGATGCCGTCACTGAAAT gaCTCGTAAAGCCATGGGGGGTTCGATGACTTTCAAAACAGCCTTGACTGAGCGCCTGGCTATTATCAAATGTTCTCGAGAACAAGTCAACAAATTGATCACAGACCACCCACCACAGCTGACCCCAGGTATCAG GGAGCTTGTGGACCGGCTACATCAGCGTAACATCAAGGTGTTCCTCATCTCAGGCGGCTTCCGTTGCATTGTTGAACACGTGGCCGCTCAACTTAACATTCCTCTAGATCATGTCTACGCCAATCGACTCAAGTTCTACTTCAATG gcGAGTACGCCGGATTTGACGAGAGCCAACCCACAGCCGAGAGTGGTGGCAAAGGAAAAGTCATCAGCATGTTGAAAGAAAAGTATGGCTTCAAAACGGTAGTGATGATAGGAGACGGAGCCACTGATCTAGAAGCCTGCCCCCCAGCT AGCGCTTTCATTGGATTTGGCGGCAATGTGGTGAGGCCACAGGTTAAAGAGATGAGTATGTGGTACGTCACAAGTTTTGGAGAGCTGTTGAAAGAACTGGAAAAGATTTAA
- the nipsnap2 gene encoding protein NipSnap homolog 2, whose product MASGVLQRVSGGLGRAKSGAHTAGQLLLWNRVFSTSGINREDSWFKSLFVRKVDPRKDAHSTLLTKNEESNLYKIQFHNVKPECLDAYNKLCEDVLPSIHADKYYPCELVGTWNTWYGEQDQAVHLWRYRGGYPALTEVMNKLRQNKEFTEYRKERGKMLLSRRNQLLLEFSFWNEPVPREGPNIYELRSYQLRPGTMIEWGNYWARAIGLRQHNREAVGGFFSQIGNLYMVHHLWAYKDLQSREDTRNGAWQEEGWHEVVYYTVPLIQHMDSRIMIPTKASPLK is encoded by the exons ATGGCGTCAGGAGTCCTTCAGAGAGTGAGCGGCGGCTTGGGCCGGGCTAAAAGCGGAGCCCACACAGCCGGACAGCTTCTCCTTTGGAACAG AGTGTTTTCCACATCCGGCATCAACAGAGAAGACAGTTGGTTCAAATCGTTATTTGTCAGGAAAGTTGATCCTAGAAAGGATGCACATTCAACTCTACTGACCAAAAACGAGGAAAGTAACCTCTACAAAATCCAGT TCCATAATGTAAAGCCAGAGTGCCTTGATGCATACAACAAGCTCTG TGAGGATGTTTTGCCCTCCATCCATGCTGATAAGTACTACCCCTGTGAGCTGGTGGGCACCTGGAATACTTGGTATGGAGAACAGGACCAGGCTG TTCATTTGTGGCGTTACCGAGGTGGTTACCCAGCTTTGACTGAGGTGATGAATAAGCTACGTCAGaacaag GAGTTCACAGAGTACAGGAAGGAGCGTGGTAAAATGCTACTGTCTCGCCGGAACCAGCTTCTGCTGGAATTCAGTTTCTGGAATGAACCGGTACCCAGAGAGGGACCCAATATCTATGAGCTCAGGTCATACCAACTCAGG CCAGGAACCATGATTGAGTGGGGCAATTACTG GGCAAGAGCTATTGGGTTACGCCAGCACAACAGGGAAGCTGTAGGAGGATTTTTCTCACAGATCGGCAACCTTTACATGGTTCATCACCTCTGGG CCTACAAAGACCTTCAATCCAGAGAAGACACAAGGAACGGTGCATGGCAGGAGGAAGGTTGGCACGAGGTGGTCTATTATACAG TCCCTCTTATCCAGCATATGGATTCCAGGATTATGATCCCCACCAAGGCGTCGCCACTGAAGTGA